A single genomic interval of Dysidea avara chromosome 8, odDysAvar1.4, whole genome shotgun sequence harbors:
- the LOC136263838 gene encoding collagen alpha-1(XII) chain-like has product MHCTAFAVVLWSLIAVQDQGVSALPHNKREELITDDMKTSKMEEIVATTDHTTNSLSTETESATPTQETLNSTTQTLPQTPSVNCESLSADLVFMIDTSGSIGMDRFQMFINFVGDIVGRISIGLQESLVGIILFGNDAHLHFNVRTYTDKTTLLAAINSLQYYDENTNTAAALSLLLRSAQDGTMGLRPGHPHIAILITDGYSTHNIEQTIPTAESVHASNIFKQVYAVGVNDANINELKAIASDPSLALFSYLFVDDVLKQLEQDLSHNLCSSSS; this is encoded by the exons ATGCATTGTACTGCGTTTGCTGTTGTCTTATGGTCACTGATTGCA GTGCAAGATCAAGGGGTTTCAG CACTGCCCCATAATAAACGCGAAGAACTTATTACTGATGACATGAAGACTAGCAAGATGGAGGAGATAGTAGCCACCACTGACCACACTACGAACTCACTATCAACAGAGACAGAATCAGCTACTCCCACTCAAGAAACATTGAACTCTACCACTCAAACTCTCCCTCAAACTCCATCTGTCA ATTGTGAAAGTTTGAGTGCAGACCTGGTGTTTATGATAGACACATCTGGAAGCATAGGCATGGACCGGTTTCAGatgtttattaattttgtagggGACATAGTTGGTAGGATATCTATTGGTTTACAAGAAAGTTTGGTTGGAATAATACTCTTTGGCAATGATGCTCACCTACACTtcaatgtacgtacatacactgACAAGACAACGCTTCTAGCAGCCATAAACAGTCTACAGTATTATGATGAAAATACCAACACAGCTGCAGCTTTAAGTCTTCTACTTAGGAGTGCTCAAGATGGTACTATGGGACTAAGGCCAGGACATCCCCATATTGCTATTTTGATTACTGATGGTTATTCAACTCATAATATAGAACAGACTATACCTACTGCTGAAAGTGTTCACGCATCTAATATATTCAAGCAGGTGTACGCTGTTGGTGTTAATGATGCCAATATTAATGAACTTAAAGCTATTGCTAGTGATCCTTCGCTTGCCCTCTTctcatatttgtttgtagatgatgtTCTTAAACAACTGGAGCAAGATTTATCCCACAATCTTTGTTCATCTTCAAGCTGa